A part of Gramella sp. MAR_2010_147 genomic DNA contains:
- a CDS encoding alpha-amylase domain-containing protein — protein sequence MLWKRKPMKAVTFVTNHDTDEIYTGKMLAYAYIMTHEGYPTVFYQDYEEWLDKDKLNNLIWIHNNKAGGSTDILHADQDEYVARRNGAPGLIVYLNDSNSRLERWVPTNWYNQTIKEYTGNSNWQPTTQGDGWVKIEVPANSYSIWSTL from the coding sequence ATGCTCTGGAAGAGAAAACCTATGAAGGCCGTTACTTTTGTAACAAACCATGATACAGATGAAATCTATACCGGGAAAATGCTGGCCTACGCTTATATTATGACACATGAAGGTTATCCTACTGTTTTTTACCAGGATTACGAAGAATGGCTGGATAAGGATAAATTGAATAATCTTATTTGGATTCACAATAATAAGGCCGGTGGATCTACAGATATTTTGCATGCAGATCAGGACGAGTATGTAGCCCGTAGAAATGGAGCTCCCGGTTTGATAGTTTATTTAAACGATAGTAATAGTAGATTAGAAAGATGGGTGCCAACAAATTGGTATAACCAAACCATAAAAGAATACACAGGTAATTCTAATTGGCAGCCAACGACACAGGGAGATGGTTGGGTTAAAATAGAAGTTCCCGCGAACTCTTATTCTATATGGTCCACTTTGTAA